The DNA region ATCGATTGTTAAGGGATCGACTTTCCATTTCCACCAGTCGCCTTTTTTTCTTCCTGAATGATAAAGCGAATCTTTCTGTTTCAACATCAAACCTTCGCTGTTGTTTTCTCTTGATTGGGAGCGGATTTCGGTTAATTCATCCCAATTTTCAAACTGAATTTTTTCAGAAATCCTAATGTTTTCGTGGGGATTTTCAGTGACCAATTTTTCAAGGATTGCTCTTCTTTCCGACAAAGGTTTTTCACGTAAATCTTCTCCATTAAATTCCAAAACATCGTAAACAAAGGCTTTCACGGGAATTTCCTTCAGCATTTTTGCAGTGATGGTTTTTCGGTTGAGCCGTTTTTGTAATTCATTGAAATTTAAAACTTCATCATTCATCACCGCCAAAATTTCACCATCCAAAACGAAATTTCCGTTGAAATTTTCCATTGCGGAAACCAATTCGGGAAACTGCGGCGTCACCAATTCTTCTCCACGCGACCAAAGAAAAATTTCGTTATTTCTTTTAATTAACTGTCCGCGAATTCCATCCCATTTGTATTCCGCTTGCCAATTTTCGGGAGCTCCAAGTTCGTGAATCTCTTTATCAATCGGATAAGCCAGACAAAACGGATACGGTTTTGAATTATCGGGATTAATGTTTTTTCCCTGAATTAAATCTTCAAAATTAACTTCATCCAAATTCCATTTTCCCATAATACTGTGCATCAGCTGATTGGAGTCAATCTCGGAATATTTCGACAACGCATTGATTAAGAGTTTTTTGGAAACGCCAATCCGAAAACTTCCGCCAATTAATTTGTTGAAGATAAAACGTTCGGTATAATCCAAACCGTTCCAACTTTCGAGAACATATCTTTTCTTTTCGTCATCGGTTTTATCCTTTAAATCAATGAGTTCCGACATCCATTGCGATAAAGATTTATCAATTTCGGTTTCGGGAGGCGGTAAAATTAGGGACAAAGTTTCGCCCAAATCTCCCACGGAAGAATAACTTTCCAGAAAAAGCCATTCGGGAAGCTGAATAATTTCCAACGCCCATAATTTTAAAAGATTCGTATTCACGGGTCTTTTCGGACGTTTTCCGGTGAACAATGCAAGAAACCAAAGTTTGTCATTTTCGGGAGCGGTTTGTAGGTAATGAACCATCGCATCGATTTTTGCGTTGGTTTTATTGGTGCTTTCCAGTGATGATATGAGTTGGGCGAAATATTTCAAATTTTACTGTCGGCTTTCAGCGTTCCGCTTTCGGCACTTGTTTTGGGGTTTTCAAGAATTTCTTTTTCTTCGGTTTCTTCGTCGCCGAAAATGGTTTTTACAGGTTCGGCACTGATTCCGATTTCATTCAGGTATTTTGCAAAAACCTCTGTTTGTCCGTGTGTGACGTGAACTTTCTCGGCACCCGTTGCTTTTACGGTTTCGAGAAGTCCGTTCCAATCGGCGTGATCGGAAACGGCAAAACCTGCATCCGCAGAACGCCATCTTCGGGAACCTCGAACCTGCATCCAGCCTGAACAGATACCTGTCGCTCGGTTCGGAATTTTCCTGATTAAATTAGAATCCAGCAAAGCAGGCGGAAGAATCACAATTTCCTGATCGAGTTTTTTTAAATCATCATTAAAGTAAACAGTTTCATAATCAGGAAGTTGAATTCCAGAAGATTCAATCGCCTCATTAATTTTCGCGATGGAATGGTGGACAAAAATTTTTCCGTAACCTTCCAAAGATTTCATAATCCGCTGCGCTTTTCCTAATGAATAGCCGATGAATACAGAGGTTTTTCCCTGTTCGCGATTTTTCGATACCCACGTTTTCATCTGTTCGGAATACTGATCGGGAGAAAGCCAATTATAAATCGGCAAACCGAAAGTACTTTCGGTAATGAATTCGTTGCATCTCACCAATTCAAAAGGAGTGGAAAGTCCGTCATCCTGAACTTTGTAATCGCCTGAAAACACGGTAACAAAACCTTTGTATTCCATCCTAATCTGCGCGGAACCAACGATGTGTCCCGCAGGAAAAAATGAAACTTTCACTCCATTGATATTGAGTTCTTCACCATATTCCACACTTTGAACTTCAATATCTTCACTGATTCTGTGCTTTAAAATGGGTTTGGTAAAATGGTGGCACAAATATTTTTTCATTCCCCATCTTGCGTGATCGCCGTGTGCGTGGGAAATCACCGCCAAATCAACGGGACGCCACGGATCGATGTAGAACTTTCCAGGGACGCAGTAAATGCCTTTGTTGGTGAATTCGACGAGTTTCATATTATCTACCGAATTTAAAAAATTCTGTCAAGAGATGCTTCCTGTTTTTCATAAAATCAGACGTCATTTCCATTCCTGTGACGGAAAAAGTGATGCCGTTTCCGCCAAAACCTAAAACGAAATAGGAATTCTTGAAATTTTTGTGTGTTCCGATATAAGGAAGTCCATCTTTGGTTTCGCCGAAAGTTCCTGCCCAAGTAAAATCGGTGTAAAACTGAAAATCGGGCAAAATTTTCTTTAAGTTTTTAAGGATTTCCTTTTCCTTTTTTGTGAGTAATTCGTCGCGTTTTTGGGGGTTCTGAAAATCTTCGTCGCCACCGCCGATTAATAAGCGGTTGTCGTCGGTTGTCCGCATATAAAGGTATGGTTCATCGGTATTCCAAAAAAGAGTGTTGTTTAAACTTCCTAATTTTTTTGGTTCGATTTCAGAAACGATGGCGTAAGTGCTTTTCAGTTTTACGAAACTTTCCTTAATTAAATTTTTGCTTTCGTAGCCGATACAGTAAATGATTTTCTTTGCCTTTATTTTGTGATTTTCGGTGGTGAAAACTTCGTTAAATGTTTTGTGGTATTTCACAGATTTCATTTCGGTTTTGTCGAAAATTTTCAGTCCTTTTTTGGCATTAAATTCCAACAGTTCGTGTGCAAATTTAAAAGCATCGATACTTGCTCCCTGTTCGGAAAGAATCCCGCCAAAAGTTTTTTGAAGACCGAATTTTTTCCAAATCTGTTCAGGTTCGAGCCATCTTACTTTGAAACCGTATTTCTTTCTCGCTTCAAATTCTTTTTTGAGCCAGGAAACATCTTTCTTCTTTGCAGCAAAATAAAGCGAATCTTTTTTGGTGAAACCCGCTTTCGATTTGATTTCTTTGGAAATTTTTGCGAGCTGATCGATGGATTCCGAACAGGCTTTATAGCTTTCAACCGCACCTTTTTCACCAATTTTTTGGATGAGTTCGTAAAGCGGAACATCGATTTCGTACTGCAGCATGGAAGTGGTTGCTGAAGTGCTTCCGTTGGAAACTTCCCGTTTGTCGATGAGGATGGTTTTGTGGCCGTCTTTCACCATTTGATGCGCAATTAAGCTTCCTGTGATTCCGCCGCCGATAATGAGGACGTCGCAGGATTCGTCGTTTTTCAGGGAGGGATAGGATGAAATGATTCCGTTTTTTACGAGCCAGAAAGGTTCGTTTGATTTGAGATCCATACGTTTATTTCTGTCAGTGTTTACAAAAACTGCGCCTTAAATATATCTTTAACAACTATGAACTTAAAAATTATCGATAAAAATGTTTTAAGATTTATTTAACAGATGAAAACCAAATTTTAATGTTATGGTTTAATTGTTGTTTGGAAGAAATAGTTTCCGTCGAAAGAGAAACTGAATGAACTTTTAGTCCCGATTGAAGCGGCATCCTTTTGCGTAACGAAGTGCAGCAAAAGATAAAGCGGAAAGCGGTCCGAAAGTGGAAGAAAGCAAAAACCTTGTTACTCCAAATAAAAACCAACACAAAAAATATTATTATGTCAACAGAAAATTTAAGCCAAAAAGAAGCGATAGCCAAATTGAAAGAGCTTTCGGAAAGCGCAAGAATGTGTATGTTCTGCACCAATCTGGAAACGTTGCCAATTGCGGCGCGACCGATGAGTCTGCGCGAAACCGACGAGGATGGAAACCTGTGGTTCCTGAGCAGTGCGGACAGCAACAAGAATTTTGAAATTGCGGAAGACAACCGTGTTCAGCTGCTTTTTATGAATAATTCGAATTCGGAATATCTTTCGGTTTTCGGTAAAGCGTTTGTTTATCGCGATAAAGCCACGATTGAGGAAAAATGGACGCCGCTTGCAAGCGCGTGGTTCGAGGAAGGAAAGGACGATCCGAAGGTTTCGGTGATTCGGGTGACGCCCGATGAAACGTATTATTGGGACACGAAAGCAGGGAAACTGGTGTCTTTTCTGACTTTTGCTGCGGCTGCAATTTCAGGAAAAAAGACCGACAACAGCGATGGAGTCGAAGGAAAGCTCCATATATAAAAAAATTTCGGGCGTGATTAAGTTGCGCCCGATTTTTTTGTGAATGTGATTTTTTCGCCTTTTTAAGGAATATTATTTGAAAATCTCCGCCAGAAACTTCTTCATTTCCTCCCAGGATTTTTCGTCGGCATCTTTATTATAGCCGATCTGCAGATTAAATTTCTTTCCCATTTCGGTTGCATCAGGATTGGTGAAAGAATGCAGTGCACCTGGATAATTCACGAATTTGTATTTGGTTCCTGCGCTGTCCATTTCTTTTTTGAACGCTTCAATTTCCTTTGCGGGAACAAAAGAATCCGCTTCACCATTCAGCACGAGATACTGTACTTTTTTGTTTTTTGCACGGATTCCCGTTTCAAGATTCCCATGGAAACTCACGACACCTCTGAAATCGTCAGAAATCCTGCCCATATTCAGCGCCTGAGCTCCACCAAAACAGTAGCCGATGATCGCCATTTTGCTGTAATCTGCTTTTTCAGAAAGAATTACCTGATGTTTCGCCGCATCAAACATTCTTCTCGCATCGATCGGAACTTCATAGAAATGCGAAGAAAGTTTGTTGGCTTCTTCGGGATTATCGACCACTTTGGAGTCGCCGTAGTAATCAACTCCCACCGCGAAATATCCGAGTTCGGCAAGTTGCTTCACGCGTCTTTTGGCATAATCGTTCAAACCCCACCATTCGGGAAGTACGAAAACTACTGGCAAAACTCCCTTTAAATCTGGATTATAGGCAGCAAACGAGCGATGGGTAACTCCGTTGATTTCTGTTTTCAACTCTTCGGTTTTGATGTTGCCGGATGTTTCATGATTGCTTGTAGTTACCGCATTTTCAGAGGTAGTTTTTTCTTTACAGGCAAAAGAGAAAAGAAAAACGAGGGCAAAAGTGCAGATTCGGAATGTTTTCATAATTATTTCTTTTTGAATGGGTTTTTAAAGATAATTAATTTTTTGGATTAATGTTTTTAAAAAAGATCACAAAAGATTACCACTAATGCACGAATTGATTAATAAAATGGCTTCATCTAATCTGTGATTTGTATAGAAGACAATCCTTTATTTAGGCAAATCGTGGTTTGTCCGTACGGTTAATGAATGTGCTTTTCTGCGTGGTAGGAGCTTCTCACCAAAGGTGAACTTTCCACATGTCGGAAACCGAGCTGTCGCGCAAAATCCCCGAATTCATTGAATTCTTCAGGAGTAATGAATTTCTTCACCGGAAGATGTTTCTTCGTCGGCTGCAGATATTGCCCGATTGTGATCACATCGACATTCGCTTTTCGGATGTCTTCGATCGTTTCGAAAACTTCGTCTTTTTCTTCGCCCAAACCGAGCATCAAACCGGTTTTGGTTCGTCGCTGTCCCGCTTCTTTCAGGTATTTCAGCACCTCTAAACTTCTTTCATATTTCGCCTGGATACGAACTTCACGGGTTAATCTTTTCACCGTTTCCATATTGTGCGAAATGACTTCGGGAGCAACTTCGATCATTCTGTCAAGATGTTTGTGGATTCCCTGAAAATCTGGAATCAACGTTTCCATTGTAGTTCCTGGAGAAATTCTTCTCACGGCGTTCACCGTTTCCGCCCAAAGAATGGAACCCATGTCTTTCAAATCGTCGCGGTCAACCGAAGTGAACACGGCATGCTTGATTTTCATTAACTTAATGGAACGCGCCACTTTTTCAGGTTCGTCCCAGTTGACGTCGAGTGGTTTTCCTGTTTTCACCCCGCAGAAACCGCAGCTTCTGGTGCAGATATTTCCCAGAATCATAAAGGTTGCCGTACCTTCTCCCCAACATTCGCCCATATTCGGACAGCTTCCGCTTTGGCAAA from Chryseobacterium suipulveris includes:
- a CDS encoding ATP-dependent DNA ligase, encoding MKYFAQLISSLESTNKTNAKIDAMVHYLQTAPENDKLWFLALFTGKRPKRPVNTNLLKLWALEIIQLPEWLFLESYSSVGDLGETLSLILPPPETEIDKSLSQWMSELIDLKDKTDDEKKRYVLESWNGLDYTERFIFNKLIGGSFRIGVSKKLLINALSKYSEIDSNQLMHSIMGKWNLDEVNFEDLIQGKNINPDNSKPYPFCLAYPIDKEIHELGAPENWQAEYKWDGIRGQLIKRNNEIFLWSRGEELVTPQFPELVSAMENFNGNFVLDGEILAVMNDEVLNFNELQKRLNRKTITAKMLKEIPVKAFVYDVLEFNGEDLREKPLSERRAILEKLVTENPHENIRISEKIQFENWDELTEIRSQSRENNSEGLMLKQKDSLYHSGRKKGDWWKWKVDPLTIDAVLIYAQKGSGRRSGYYTDYTFAVKKEDQLVTIAKAYSGLTDKEIMEVSKFVTKNSLEKFGPVRTVKPELVFEIAFEGIGFSNRHKSGVALRFPRIVRWRRDKTVDEIDDIDEVKKLIR
- a CDS encoding ligase-associated DNA damage response exonuclease, which produces MKLVEFTNKGIYCVPGKFYIDPWRPVDLAVISHAHGDHARWGMKKYLCHHFTKPILKHRISEDIEVQSVEYGEELNINGVKVSFFPAGHIVGSAQIRMEYKGFVTVFSGDYKVQDDGLSTPFELVRCNEFITESTFGLPIYNWLSPDQYSEQMKTWVSKNREQGKTSVFIGYSLGKAQRIMKSLEGYGKIFVHHSIAKINEAIESSGIQLPDYETVYFNDDLKKLDQEIVILPPALLDSNLIRKIPNRATGICSGWMQVRGSRRWRSADAGFAVSDHADWNGLLETVKATGAEKVHVTHGQTEVFAKYLNEIGISAEPVKTIFGDEETEEKEILENPKTSAESGTLKADSKI
- a CDS encoding NAD(P)/FAD-dependent oxidoreductase, translated to MDLKSNEPFWLVKNGIISSYPSLKNDESCDVLIIGGGITGSLIAHQMVKDGHKTILIDKREVSNGSTSATTSMLQYEIDVPLYELIQKIGEKGAVESYKACSESIDQLAKISKEIKSKAGFTKKDSLYFAAKKKDVSWLKKEFEARKKYGFKVRWLEPEQIWKKFGLQKTFGGILSEQGASIDAFKFAHELLEFNAKKGLKIFDKTEMKSVKYHKTFNEVFTTENHKIKAKKIIYCIGYESKNLIKESFVKLKSTYAIVSEIEPKKLGSLNNTLFWNTDEPYLYMRTTDDNRLLIGGGDEDFQNPQKRDELLTKKEKEILKNLKKILPDFQFYTDFTWAGTFGETKDGLPYIGTHKNFKNSYFVLGFGGNGITFSVTGMEMTSDFMKNRKHLLTEFFKFGR
- a CDS encoding pyridoxamine 5'-phosphate oxidase family protein, translated to MSTENLSQKEAIAKLKELSESARMCMFCTNLETLPIAARPMSLRETDEDGNLWFLSSADSNKNFEIAEDNRVQLLFMNNSNSEYLSVFGKAFVYRDKATIEEKWTPLASAWFEEGKDDPKVSVIRVTPDETYYWDTKAGKLVSFLTFAAAAISGKKTDNSDGVEGKLHI
- a CDS encoding dienelactone hydrolase family protein; the encoded protein is MKTFRICTFALVFLFSFACKEKTTSENAVTTSNHETSGNIKTEELKTEINGVTHRSFAAYNPDLKGVLPVVFVLPEWWGLNDYAKRRVKQLAELGYFAVGVDYYGDSKVVDNPEEANKLSSHFYEVPIDARRMFDAAKHQVILSEKADYSKMAIIGYCFGGAQALNMGRISDDFRGVVSFHGNLETGIRAKNKKVQYLVLNGEADSFVPAKEIEAFKKEMDSAGTKYKFVNYPGALHSFTNPDATEMGKKFNLQIGYNKDADEKSWEEMKKFLAEIFK
- the lipA gene encoding lipoyl synthase, which gives rise to MPENTTETLSQKPKWIRVKLPTGKNYRELRTLVDKYKLNTICQSGSCPNMGECWGEGTATFMILGNICTRSCGFCGVKTGKPLDVNWDEPEKVARSIKLMKIKHAVFTSVDRDDLKDMGSILWAETVNAVRRISPGTTMETLIPDFQGIHKHLDRMIEVAPEVISHNMETVKRLTREVRIQAKYERSLEVLKYLKEAGQRRTKTGLMLGLGEEKDEVFETIEDIRKANVDVITIGQYLQPTKKHLPVKKFITPEEFNEFGDFARQLGFRHVESSPLVRSSYHAEKHIH